CCGGCGAAGTGACCCGCGTGGCGCGCGAAGTGGGCACCGAGGGCCAACTCGGGGGCCAGGCCAACGTGCCCAACGTATCGGGCACCTGGAAAGACTTGACGGACAACGTGAACGTGATGGCCGCCAACCTCACCACGCAGGTGCGCGGCATCGTGGCGGTGGTGACGGCCGTGAGCCAGGGCGACTTGACCCGCAAGCTAACGCTGGAAGCGGCCGGTGAGGTGGCCGACCTGGCCGCCACCATCAACCGCATGGTGGACGACCTGAACCGCCTGGCCTCGGAAGTGAGCCGCGTGGCCCGCGTGGCCGGCGCCGAGGGCAAGCTGACGGAACGCGCTACGGTGACTGATGTGTCGGGTTCGTGGAAAGAGCTAGTGGACACCCTCAACGCCCTGCTCGAAGCTATTGCCCTGCCGGTGCTGGAGGTGAGCCGCGTGGTGCGCGCCATCTCCGAAGGCGACTTTACCCAACAGGTGGAAGTGCAAACGGCCGGCGACCTCGAAACCATGAGCAGCGCCCTGAACCTGGCCGTGGTGAGCGTGAACGACTTGCTGAGCGAAATCAATGATTCGGCCCAGGTGGTGGGTACTTCTTCGGAAGAGATGGTGGAAAAAGGCCAGGCTATGAGCAGCGTGACGGCCAACGTGGCGCTGGCCATGCAGCAAATGGCCGAGGGGGCCCAAAACCAGGCCCTCAAAACCGACCAGGCGTTCAAGCTGATCGAGGAAATCATGCAGGCCACCAAGGAAACGGCTGACAAGGCCGACGTGGTAAACAAATCGGCCATCATGGGCGAGCAAACCTCGCAGCTGGGCCTAAAAACGGTGGCCGAAGTGGTGAAAAACATGGAAGAGATTTCCAGCGCCGCTTCGCAAACCTCGCGCACCATCGAAGTGCTTAGCACCCGCTCGCAGGAAATCAGCAAGTCGCTGAGCGTGATTACGGACATTGCCTCCCAAACCAACTTGCTGGCCCTGAACGCCGCCATTGAAGCGGCCCGGGCCGGCGAGGCGGGCCGGGGCTTCGCCGTGGTGGCCGAAGAAATCCGCAAGCTGGCGGAAAGCTCGCGCAAGTCGGCCAGCGAAATCGGCACCTTGGTGGACGATGTGAAGAAGGACACTACCACCGCCGCCACCGCCATCAGCACGATGGAAGGGCGGGTGCTCAAGGGCAAAAACGCCACCTTCGAGGCCAGCGCGGCCTTCAAAAACATTGCCACCAGCAGTGGCGAAACCCTGCGCACTTCGCGCGACATCCTCACGGCTACCGAAGTGCAGCGCACTTCCATTGGCGACGTGGTGAAGTACGTGGAGGAAGTGGTGGCCATTGCCGAGCAAACTGCCACCGGCACCCAGCAGGTGGCCGGCACGGCCCAGCAGCTGAGCACCTCGATGCAGGAGTTGACCACCAGCAGCCAGCGCCTCACCGACATTGCCGACGACTTGCAACTTGGCCTCTCGGCTTTCCAGCTCGGCGACTATGTGGAAGCCGAACCGGAACCCGAGCCGGAGCCCGCGCCGCCCGTGCGCCGCCGCATCATTGCTCGCACCAGTGCCCACGGCCAGGCCCCGAGCAACGGTGCAGCCACCAATGGCCACAAGCCCGCCGGGGCCCCCACCGCACCGGCCGGCCGGCCCGCGGCATCTCCCGCTGCTAAGCCGGCCCGAGCTGTGCGCAAAACGGCTGCCGGGGCCCCCGAGGTGCCCGCCCCGGCTCCCAACGGCCAGCCCGCAGCCAAGGCGCGCCCGAAAAAAGTGAAGCCCAAAGCGGCTGGCAAATAATTTGTTGACCGTTTCCTTCGCCTAATAATTTACCTATGGCCGATTCTGTTCTGCGTCCCGTGGGGGGCAAGGCCGCGCTAGCCGCTCCCGAAGCCACGGTGCAGCTTATTGTGTTTCAGCTGGCCGGCGAAGATTACGGCGTCCGCATCGAGCAAGTGCGCGAAGTAACGGCCACGCCCGAAGTGGCGCGCATGCCCAAGACGCCCGCTTTCATTAAGGGCATCGTCAACTTGCGCGGCGATATTATTGCCATCATTGACCTGGAAGAGCGTTTTGGGCTGATGCCCGCTGGGCGGCCCCTGCCCGAGCGCAGCTACACCATTGCCGTGGAGGCGGCCGACTACACCATTGGGCTGGCCGTGCGCGAAGTGCCCCGGCCGCTGCGGCTCCCAGCGGCCGCTATCGAGGCGGCGCCCGAGTTTTTGCAAGACAGTGGGCAGCGCGAGCGGTACTTGGAAGGCATTGCCAAGCTGCCCGATGGCAGCGTAATTATTGTGCTTGACATGCGGAAATTACTGACCCCAACCGAGATACTGCGGCTGCCGAATTAACCAGCACCTTTGCCACCGCCGGCCCGTATAGCAAGAGTCTCACCGGGGCCCTATATCCTCTTCATTTTGTTTAACTTTCTGTCCTTTTGCAATGAATAAGCGCATCCTCATCGTCGACGACTCTTTTTATATGCGCACGATGCTTAAGAACATGCTCACCGATGCCGGCTACGAGGTGGTGGGCGAAGCCGCCAACGGCCAGCAGGCCCTGGAAATGGCCGCTTCCACTAAGCCCGACCTCATTACCCTGGACGTGATTCTGCCCGATAATACCGGCCTTGATGTGCTGCGTGGCCTGCGCAAAGAAGCACCCGATGCCAA
This genomic stretch from Hymenobacter sp. PAMC 26628 harbors:
- a CDS encoding chemotaxis protein CheW codes for the protein MADSVLRPVGGKAALAAPEATVQLIVFQLAGEDYGVRIEQVREVTATPEVARMPKTPAFIKGIVNLRGDIIAIIDLEERFGLMPAGRPLPERSYTIAVEAADYTIGLAVREVPRPLRLPAAAIEAAPEFLQDSGQRERYLEGIAKLPDGSVIIVLDMRKLLTPTEILRLPN
- a CDS encoding response regulator, translating into MNKRILIVDDSFYMRTMLKNMLTDAGYEVVGEAANGQQALEMAASTKPDLITLDVILPDNTGLDVLRGLRKEAPDAKVVMCSAVGQEVIVNEAIENGALAYIVKPFSEERVLEIVGSALGNDAA